TCCGAACGTGACAACCCTGAAGTTCAACTTTTGCTGTCTCCCTGTGACCTGTCCTTCTGTGTAGCCGGAAGAGTCTAAAGTCCTTTTGCGGCCCGCACGATGCCCACCGCCTCTGCTGTCAGGCGTTCTATCTCGTCGAAACGTCCTGCCTGCGCCAGCTCTTTGCGGACCATCCAGCTTCCACCGCAGGCGGGAGCCTGCTTGAATGAGAGATAGGCGGCGAGATTGGTCTCGTCAATACCGCCGGTGGGCACGAACTTCAACATCCCGAATGGCGCGGCCAGAGCCTTCAGCATCCCGAGTCCGCCCAGAGGCTCGGCCGGGAAGAACTTCACCCACTCCAGCCCCATCTCCACGGCGGCCATCAGGTCTGTGGGATTGCTGCAGCCCGGCAGTATGGGAACCCCTTTCTCGATGGCAAACTGGACCACCGCGCGGCTGAATCCCGGACTGACCAGGAATGCCGCCCCGGCGTCCAGCGCCTGACGCGCGGAATCCACCGTCAATACCGTTCCCGCCCCCACCAGCATTTCCGGCATCTCGCGACGCACCCGGGCGATGGCCGCCGCAGCCGCCGCGGTGCGGAAAGTGATCTCCGCCACGGGCAGGCCTCCCCGCGCCAGCGCCTGGCACGTATGCAGGGCCTCCTCGTCGCTTGTGGCAACCACTACCGGCACCACGCCGATCTGTTCGATCATCCGGAAAACGTCAGACAAATCCAGTT
The sequence above is drawn from the Armatimonadota bacterium genome and encodes:
- a CDS encoding hypothetical protein (possible pseudo, internal stop codon, frameshifted), with amino-acid sequence MSDVFRMIEQIGVVPVVVATSDEEALHTCQALARGGLPVAEITFRTAAAAAAIARVRREMPEMLVGAGTVLTVDSARQALDAGAAFLVSPGFSRAVVQFAIEKGVPILPGCSNPTDLMAAVEMGLEWVKFFPAEPLGGLGMLKALAAPFGMLKFVPTGGIDETNLAAYLSFKQAPACGGSWMVRKELAQAGRFDEIERLTAEAVGIVRAAKGL